tacattttcccctcctatgaccaagttacctccgctccaaacgagttgactttgaCTCTGTAACGGACGAGGGACATCCAATTTCATTGGTCACTGTAGAACATttcagaatataaagactgccagttcttttaccttttaacaaaacgagagctccacgagatactttaatgtcgctcgactcAATGTTGATTctacatcctttcaagtctaaaagaCTCAGGGAGATgtgattctttcgtaaatcaggtacatacctgacatttGAGAGTGTCCTAATTATCCTAtcatgtatcctaattttaacagtaccaataccaattaccttactagatgaatcattTCTCATGCGCataactccaccttcaaccgaactgtatgtggagaaccattctctattgagACACATGTGGGAAGAACATCCCGGATGTAGGACCTACTCGGACGTGAGTTTGGAGTTATAGCTCGTTGatacaagaaatcatcaccgctttcattggctaaattagcaccagctacatcttcctctttactctcagcagctcttttattttgcagtttataacaatctactttgacgtgacctaactttttacaatagcgacaccttttgtcttggttctttgatgctaccaaaacggaagcttgcctatctacCTTGCTctccaaaccaaactcattgttgaGTTTGTCTTTACTCAACAAATAACCCTTCACATATttgaacgagagtttgtctctgtcATAAATCAGGGTTTCCCTGAaaaacttgtatgaagggggtaaagagcacaataatagcataaccTGATCTTTATCGTCAATaggaacctcaacgttctttaaatcatttaaaagactaatgaattgaatgatgtgatctttaagaagctcaccttcgttcatgcaaaacgtaaatagacgttgtttcaacactaagcggttagccagagacttagtcgcataaagagtttctaacttTTTTCACAAGGCAGATGAGATCTTCTCCATcgatacctcctgcaataccatATTCGCGAGGCACATGAATTAGATTGCAAACAAGgcattttcatcaagctcttcctattctgtttgatttagattcttaggctttttcccggtaacaacctttttcaagccagTTTGAATTAGAATttccatcatccgaacttgccacagattgaaatttgtctcaccatcgaacttctcaatttcaaaccttattGTTGTCATCTCTGAACGGGCTggtctatgaaaattgaactagctctgataccacttgttaggatcgacccgattaagcaacaaataacaaaaaataatgaaataaattgagaaattgaacacacaattttaacatggaaaaactcCTCTAAAGAGGATTAAAAATcatgggcaaagataattttactataatggcaaaagaacgaagagtaaaaaagatgaagataaaaaactaaatcccgaaaaacctgaaaacaaaaaaccttcaaaacgtaaacacaaaattctctaaatgtgttatgagttctaatatctaatgggtgtattttctaagattgtaaaagaactaatttataagctaaattagtaagtgaaataaactatgctaataaatgctaaatatattatactaataaatactaaatcttctaaacaaatatatattttatttaacttaacttgcaaataatctcttaaaatttgagtcacacaactctaataaatatatatggtaCAACTACTGTTACTTTTTATTTACACCCTAGAGAAGAGATAACGTGTCAAGGCCCTAAAGTGTCCCCAAAAGTTTACCATGCAATGGACCGAACAAAAATTACTCGTGTCATCTTATTGGCTGATGGTGTGCTTACGTGGATCACAACTTGTTTCCTTAATCCACCACGTCGCCAATGCCTATCATCCATCACCGATCAACCCCATGCACTCCCTCCCATATATACAAGCATTTCCCGTCATCGGTACAATCATCACTATCACAACTCACAGCAATATTATCACAAGCAGCAGCTAAAAAAAAAGGCAAGAAGAAAAATGGCGTCAGAGCAATATCAAGCTATGAGGAATGCACCACAAGAGGAAAAAGAAGAGCTTGATGCAAGGGCAAAGCAAGGGGAGACTGTGGTTCCTGGTGGGACTCGTGGGAAAAGCTTGGATGCTCAGATTAACCTAGCTGaaggtataaataaataaaacaagaattTGTTTGTGTTTATCAAATGTGTGTGTTTTAGGTTTTAATCAATGTGCgttttttttgaaatgtatgATGATGAAAAGGGAGGCACAAAGGAGGGGAAACAAGGAAGCAACAACTAGGAACTGAAGGGTACCAAGAAATGGGACGCAAAGGTGGTCTGAGCAACTCTGATATGTCTGGTGGTGAACGTGCAGCTGATGAAGGTGTCACCATAGATGAATCCAAGTTCAGAACCAAAAACTAAATATCATCTCCCACGACTGAACCCTAGCtactctttttttatatatagacCCTAAtaatgtatgtttgttttaggttttaggAAGAACTGAACCAGCTTATATGTAACAAAACTGGACATGTTTAAGCTTTAGCTTGGTGTCTGTAACCTAAGCTATAGCCTAGTGTTTTACTGTTGACTGTTTGTTTTAGTGTTTTAAATTAGGACTAAACCAGTTTACATGTAAAAACTGGACATGTTTAAAGCTTAGCTTGGTGTCTGTAATCTAAGCTGGAGCTTAGTGTTTTACTGTTTgttttagtgttttaaatgAGGACTAAACCAGTTTATATGTAAGAACTGGTCATGTTTAACGCTTAGCTTGGTGTGTTTATATATGGACCTAGTGTTTATCTGTTGTGGGAGATGATTTTAGCTTCTGGTGCTGAACTTGGTGTGTTTATATATGGACCTAGTGTTTAACTGTTAAATGATGGAGTCACCATTGCTGAATCCAAGTTCAGCACCAGAAGCTAAAATCATCTCCCACAACAGACCCTAgcattttatatctatatatatggaGCTTTGACAAAACCAGTTTTATTATGTTAGAACTGGACATGTTGGACATGTATAAATCTTAGCCTGGTGTGTTTCTATATGGACCTAGTGTTTAACTGTTAAATGATGGAGTCACCATTGCTGAATCCAAGTTCAGCACCAGAAGCTAAAATCATCTCCCACAACAGACCCTAGctttttatatctatatatatatatatatatatggagcTTTGACAAAACCAGTTTTATTATGTAAGAACTGGACATGTTGGACATGTTTAAATCTTAGCTTGGTGTGTTTCTATATGGACCTAGTGTTTAACTGTTAAACGATGGAGTCACCATTGCTGAATCCAAGTTCAGCACCACAAGCTAAAATCATCTCCCACAACAAACCCTAGCtagtctttatatatatatggagtTTTGACAAAACCAGTTTATATGTAAGAACTGGACATGTTGGACATGTTTAAATCTTAGCTTGGTGTGTTTCTATGTGGACCTAGTGTTTAACTGTTAAATGATGGAGTCACCATTGCTGAATCCAAGTTCAGCACCAGAAGCTAAAATCATCTACCCCAACGGACCCTAGCtagtctttatatatatatggagcTTTGACAAAACCAATTTACATGTAAGAACTGGACATGTTTAAGCTTATAAGCTTGGTGTCTGCAATCTAAGGTATAGCCCAGTGTTTTAACTGTTTGTTTTAGTGTTCTAAATGAGGACTAAACCAGTTTATATGTAAGAATTGGGCATGTTTAAAGCTTCGCTTGGTGTGTTTTTACTGGACTCTTAGCTAGAACCTAGTGTTTTAACTGTTCGTTAAACAGAATTTGACCTTAAAAATATATGGAACTTTTGGTAAATGATCATTTACTATTCgatttatatattgtttaatttttttatttttatttctttaactttttacctgaaaagttaaaaaagttaaaagaaattatcaatgaaacaaaaacattcaaaaattgaaaataataattttcatctttttccattattataaaattaacttttaatatatatttttaaaatattaagaattacaaattttttttgaaatgtagCTTACCCTAGGGTTGTTCTCATCCCATCGGAGGACAGCATTATTATGTCTGTATCCAAACAGAAAAACCTTCTAGGGTTTTACTTTTTTGgtgctaaaataaaaaaaaaaaattaacaaaaaagagcgggagataaaattataaaccaCAGAACTCGCATTTCCAATTGCAAGCTCATTTCAATTTCTACTCTTTTGACTCCCAAAACCTCTCTTCGAGTCGACTCACTCCTCAAAAATGCCGGTTGGCGTTCGCCAACTCTCCGTACTCGGCGAGTTCAAGCCGTTCGGATTAATCGCCGAGGCACTTGACGGAAAGCCGTCGGATACTTCGACCGATGATTACGATTATTTCCTCTTCGATCCAGAAATCGCGAGGCAACGTGAGGATAGTTCGGATAATGACGCCTCGGCTTCAGCTCTCAGTGACCGCCGTGACCACGAGCTCTTTATACGAGGCAACCGgtaattattttcactttttcagtAGTTTTGGATCAAAATTAGCTGCTGGTTACTTTTTGTACTGTTAAATTATTGGAAATTTGAACTTAGCGATAAGATTGACTAAAATTTGAGCTCAATTTTGTGCTCAATTTAATCGTTTTTTACTTGCCTGTAACAGTATAATTTGGAGTATTGGTGCAAGAGTTTTTAAGAGATTCACATTACCTTCTCCTGTCATCAAGGTCTGTTGAATTGTCAATGGATTGTGAAATTAATGCTTTAGCCGTatgaaaaatgatattattgGTGTATTTTGCTCGTTTTTActaaatgatttttgtttttgcaaCCTTTTTTACCTTAATTCTAGGCATGCTGGTGTCGTATGGGTGATAATCCGGAAGCTCTTCTTTGTGTCTTACAACTTGATTCTTTAACCATCTACAATACATCAGGTAAGCATTGTAGACGAAAGCCGATTGTTAAAAAACTTTTGTAGCTCTTGTTTTGCAGAGCTTAAGTTTTTTTCCACTAGAGAGTAGCCAATGTTATATTTCTGGACtggtttatttgattttaaggTTACTTGTTTTATCGGGTTCATTTTAGCTTATTGAACTTTGATCCTGATTTCTTAATGCTGAACGAAACAGATTTTCCCGATGCTTTTGTTTTGTGTAACAGGTGAAGTAGTATCCATTCCTCTTCCTGGTTCCATCACATCTGTTTGGTCTCTTCCATTTGGACTGTTACTCCAGCAGGGGGCTGAAGGGAATTTACTAAAGCATGGCCCATTTCCATATTCAAGTCCTTCACTGGTTTCACGTGATATAATTCGTAATAGAAGAGAAACTGGGCACAGCCCGCATCACAATTTTAGTTTTCTGAGTGCTTATGATCAGCTTATTAAGGGAGAATCAAGCTCATCACATTTGATTCTGAAAGATCTATTGGAAGAACCACAGGTTTGCAATTGAATGCATCTTGTGTTTATATTTTGCATAGGTTCCTTTTCTTCAGATGCTTAAGTATACATACAATTGTACTTTCGATAACATTGATTCTTCATTTTGAGCTTTTTGATTTTATATCTAGAGTTGAAAATATTATGTGACATGAAATTTGCAGTCAATTTACATTGAAGAAAGAGGAAAACTGAACATAATGAGGGATTTTGATGAAAGAATAATTTGGACCAGTGATCTCATCCCTCTAATGGCATCATATAACAAAGGTTTTGCATTCAACTTTTGTTTGATTAATACTTTTCCCcgctaatatttatttacttattcttttaatataatttatttatgcttttgtaACTTTGTATGCAGTTAAAATGCAGCATTCAGTTTGGGTTGCTGAAGTAATTAATTCAAGCCTTGAAGTGGAAAATTCGAGTTTATCTGCTACAGTTCCTACTGGTGTTTTACTGAAACGCTTCAGCTTCCGTAGAATATGGCAGGGGAAGGGGGCTCACACAGCTGCTTCTAAGGTACTTGATCCCATTGTTGTCAAGGTGTGTGCCTAGGTGCTCTTTTTTGGAAGGCGATGAGCATAAAAAAGGCCTGCCTGTTttgaatttctctttaatttctttaatttttcattgttttcgtTTGATATACCTTTACTAGTAAGAAAGGGATAACATCAAACTAAGCATTCAACAACAAATTTGACCAAAAGGGAATCATTCATATTGATCAATAAAAAGATTGTATGTTAAACTTGACCATACTTTAGAGTTAACTATGTATCTTAagctttatatattatatacacgCAGACTTGCAAAGcctcatatatgtacatattgcACTTTACTTCAACCAGGATACCCCTTTTTTTGTGCCGAAGGCAATATAACGGTTCTAGTGCCTGGAGTGAGTCTTGTGCCCCTGGCAACACTGCTTGatccttttctttaaaattttaactttatgaGTGTTATCTATCTGGTAGTCTGTTATCAATAGTTATATTTGTTTATCCtttcttgttcttgttcttcttttttttattttatttattttttattttaaagttggtTAGTTAGGATAATTGTGTGCATTGTAGAATTCTTGAACACcttaggaaatattttttttgtttataacaCTTGATTATCTTTtgctaaatttttgaaaaaggcACCTAGAAAGCTTCTGCTAATATTTTTGATTCTGTTAAGGGTTCAGTTGCCAGCGTGGAAAATCAAATTGGGTTAGATATGTAGGTGCCTAGTCTACCTGCATCTTTTTGTCCAGAGAAGAGAAGTTAGTCATACCTCCAGTTGCCTGAAATTCTTATATGATAGACCATTTAATGCATTTTAGGCTCTCAGATTTCTTAAAAGTTGGATAGTATAGCTTTATGGGTACTAAGATCCTTATTAGCAAGTTGCTTGGAGACATGTTAAGCACTGTATGTCACCTGTTCAACTTGTGAAAGTTCATTGCCTTGATGTGAGGGAATGGTAACTTTGGtaagtatattttaaatgagcTTTGTTTGACTTCTCTGGTTTTCCAATTCCCTTAATGGTTATGGAATTGCATGCACATAACCGTCTTTGTCATAATTCTgttttacatttgttttttctttggaTGCATCCATGTATAATATGTCATGTAATGCACGATACTGGATTGTCATGCTGAGAGAGGGAGAGCAAGACCGAAGAAGACATATGTGGAAACAATAAAGATGGAAAATACTTTCACTTGGCTTATGGAGGATGTGAGCTTAAAATACAGTATAGTGGTCCACTATGAT
This genomic window from Gossypium raimondii isolate GPD5lz chromosome 10, ASM2569854v1, whole genome shotgun sequence contains:
- the LOC105778608 gene encoding late embryogenesis abundant protein D-19; amino-acid sequence: MASEQYQAMRNAPQEEKEELDARAKQGETVVPGGTRGKSLDAQINLAEGRHKGGETRKQQLGTEGYQEMGRKGGLSNSDMSGGERAADEGVTIDESKFRTKN